TCGTCGTTCTCGAGATGGCGGTTCCCGTGACGCCGGTCACGTTCGCCCTCTACGGCGGCGTCTCGGTCGGCTTCTTTCTGGTGACGTTCCTGCTCGTCGTCCACGCGATCTCCCGGTTCGACGACGACGCGGTGTAGCCGCGGTGTCGGACGGCCGCCGGTCGGTCGCGGGAGTTATCCTCCCCGGACCGTAATCGTCCGTTATGCCGTCGACGGACGTAATCATCGTGGGGGTTGCGGCGCTGTTCGGACTCGTCGTCCTCGGGACCGGCTTGTCCATCACTTCCATCGGCGTCGAGCGGGTTCGGACGGCTCGCACGCTCCGCGAGGCCGGACCGACGGCGCTGGGTGATGTCCCCGAGGCGCGCGGCCTCGTCAAGTTCGAGGGGGTCGCGCGGGAACTCGACGGGGAGACGCTCGAGGCACCGGTGTCCGACGCGACGTGTCTGGCGTACACGGTCCGCGCCCGGACTCGAGACGACGCGGGCCGCGCAGCCGAGACCCGTTCCGACGAGCCGACCGACGCTGTCGGGAGCGACGAGGGCGATGATGCGTGGCGCTTCGATGGTGGGGTCTCCGCCAGCGTCCCTTTCGCGGTCGAAGACGGGATCGACCGCGTCACGGTCGACCCGGCGAACGCGGTGTTATCGCTCGACGGGTGGTGGACGACCCAGACCGCGTGGACGGACGACTCCGACCTCGCTGCCGACGCGCTGGATCGGCTGGAAGCGGCCGGCCGCTCCGAACCCGACGACGATATTACCGACTCGAGCGCGTCCGGGTACCGTCAGTACCGCGAACAGCGCCTCGAGTCGGGGGATGATGTCCACGTCTTTGGCGCATCCGTCGCCCGAGCGGGCGCTCGCGGCGGCGGTTCCGACGATCCCGTTACCGTCGTCGGCGACGACTGGTTCGAAATTTCGATCAGTGACGAGCCGTCCGTGATTCCCGAACGGTACAGATCCGGATCGCTCTACGTCATCTTCGGCGGCCTGATCGCGGTTCCGGGGATCGGGTTTACGCTTGCGGGTGTCGTCGGACTGATCTCGACACTGCTGTTGTAACGGTCCCCGCACGACTGACAGCAGAAGGAGCCAGTCTACTCCGTGAGCTGATCCTGGAGCCTGTTTTTCGCTTCGGTTCGGCGCTTGCGCGAGAACCGCGGCTTCACGTCCGAAAAGTCGATTTCTATCTCGTCGAGCGTTCGACGATAAATGTTCGTTCGCCGTCCTTCCTCGGAGAGTTGCCGTCCCTCACAGGTCAACAGGCCAGCATTGACGAGTTCTTCGATTCGACGGTAGCAGGTGGCGATCGGAATCTCGATATCCTCGCTCAACGCTTGCGCCGACTTCGGCGTTCCCGCTGCACAAAGAATCTCCGCGCTGTATTTGCTCCCGAGCGCTGAGAGGACCGCAGTCGAGTTTGACTCGGTTTCTTCCGTCCGACTCTGAGACATCGTTTACTCTGTAACAATCTATTCAGATTGAATCTTATGGTTGTGTGTAAGTCTTTATTCCGTGATTGTAACTAAAATTGACAATTTTTGTCAGTGATACACAACGATCGGTCCGAACGGAGAACCGGCGGGCGACACCGAACCGGGCCGACGGCCCTCGATACTCGTTTGCCGCTCCGGTCCGAACGGTACGCCATGAATGTCGCGGTCGTCACCGTCGGAGACGAACTGCTCGCCGGACGAACGACGAACACGAACGCCACGTGGCTCTGCGAACGGCTCACCGAGCGCGGAGTTTCCGTCGAACGCGTTACGACGGTCCCGGATCGCATCGCCGACATCGCCCGCGTCGTCAACGAGTACCGCGCCGAGTACGACGCCGTCATCGTCACCGGTGGCCTCGGTCCGACCCACGACGACGTCACCGTGGAGGGCGTCGCCGCCGCGCTGGGTCGCTCGCTCGAGGAACACGACGGAGCGCTCGCTTGGCTCGAGGAAGACGGCTACTCGCGCGCCGACCTGACCAAAGGGACGGCGGACCTACCGCGGGGCGCGCGGGCGCTGCACAACCGAAACGGCGTCGCCCCCGGCGCGGTCCTCGAGGGGGTCTACGTCCTTCCCGGCGTGCCGTCGGAGATGCGGGCGATGTTCGAGTCGATCGCGACCGAGTTTTCGGGAACCAGAACGTACCGCGAGGAGGTCGTCGCCGCCGAACCCGAGAGCGCGCTGCTCGATCGGATCGCGGCGGTGCGCGAACGCTTCGACGTCGTCATCGGCAGCTATCCGGGCGAATCGGTTCGGCTCTCGCTCCAGAGTACGGACGAAGCGACCGTCGCCGAGGCCGCCGCGTGGCTCCGCGAGCGCGTCGAACAGCCTGAGTAACGGTTCGACCGCCGAGACGAGCGTGGCTCGAATAGCGTCGCTGCCACGGTCAGACGGTCTCGTGAGGTGATTACCGGTACAGGTAGGCGAGCCATCCAACCGTCACGAGCAAGCCCAGCCCGAAGACGACCCAGCCTGTTTGCTCCGGCAATTCCGTCCCCGTTTCGAGAACGACGGACGCGAGTTCGTTCATGGTCCGCGATCCGTTCCCACGCCTCTTAACTTTTCAGAAAGCCGCCGCGTCGGACGCGTCGCTCGAGCCGATCCGGTATAGTCACGACTCGGTGACCCCGCTGTCGAAATCGACGGCAGGAGAAGCGTCCGTCACGAACGCCACGCGCGTCGAGCGGACCACACGCTTTTGGATCGGCTTTGCCTACAGCCGCCATGGAGTCTCTCGGTGTCGTCGTGAACCCGATCGCGGGGATGGGCGGTCGGGTCGGGCTGAAGGGGACCGATGGCAAACTCGAGGAGGCGCGGAGGCGCGGAGCGAAGGCGCGAGCGCCGGATCGGGCGCGCGACGCACTCAGCGCGTTGCACCGGCGCGAGCCCGAGCTGACCGTCTACACGGCAGCGGACGTGCTGGGCGAACGCGCGGTTCGGGACGCCGGCTACGAGCCGGTCGTCGTCTACGATCCGATAGCCGGGGAATCCGACGCTGCCGCCGGTGACGACGGCGACGGCGGCTCGAACGGCAGGACAGGGTCGGTCGAGCCTGCGGCCGCCGAGACGACGGCGGCCGACACGCACGCGGCCGTCCGCGCCTTTCTCGAGCGCGGCGTCGATTTGATCTGTTTCGTTGGCGGCGACGGGACGGCCGTCGACGTCGCGGAGGTCATCGAGCACGACGCCGGGAGTCATGCGGCCGATCCCGACGACGCGACGAGCGCGTCTCCGGACGGGGACGTGACCCCGATGCTCGGTGTGCCGGCTGGCGTCAAGATCTACTCGTCGGTGTTCGCCGTGACGCCCGCCGACGCCGGCCGGATCATCGCCGAGTTCGATCGCGTCGCGCCCCGCGAGGTGAACGACATCGACGAGGACGCGTACCGCGAGGGGGAGGTCCGAGCGGAGCTCAAGGCCGTCGTTCCGGTCCCCGTCGCACCCGACGTCCAGTCGGGCAAGCAGGTCGCGAGCGGGAGCGTCGACTCGCTGGCGTCGGGGTTCGCCCGCGAGGTCGACCCGGATCGAACGTACGTGTTCGGCCCCGGAAGCACCGTCGGCGCGATCGAGACGGAACTGGGGATCGAGCCCTCGCCGCTCGGCGTCGACGTCTGGCGCGACGGGACGGTCCTCGCACGCGACGCGTCCGAAAGCGAGATCCTCGAGGCCCTCCCGGAGCCGGCGACGATCGTGATCTCGCCGATCGGCGGACAGGGCTTCGTGTTCGGTCGCGGAAACCACCAGATTTCGCCCGCGGTCATCCGCCGAGCCGACGAGATCGAGATCGTCGCTTCGGACGAGAAACTAGACGGGATCGACTCGCTGCGCGTCGATACCGACGACGAGGACCTCGACGAAACGCTTCGCGGCTGGGAGCGGGTCCGAACGGGACGATTTACCACCAGACTCGTGAACGTTGTATAAGGTACGGGGTATGCGCCCGCTCATAATCAACCATATAACTATCCGAGTCAGATATAATGACCATATAGTCAAGATTAAGGTTCGGTCCTTCCTAAGAGGGCGTATGGAAACGCGGAAAGTGCAACGATTGGGTCCGTCGACGCTCGCCATGACTCTCCCCGCCGAATGGGCGTCCGAACACGACGTCGAGAAGGGCGACGAAGTATCCCTCCGAACCAGCGGTAAAGGGACGTTGACCGTCATGCCCGAATCGG
The genomic region above belongs to Natronorubrum halophilum and contains:
- a CDS encoding ATP-NAD kinase family protein, producing MESLGVVVNPIAGMGGRVGLKGTDGKLEEARRRGAKARAPDRARDALSALHRREPELTVYTAADVLGERAVRDAGYEPVVVYDPIAGESDAAAGDDGDGGSNGRTGSVEPAAAETTAADTHAAVRAFLERGVDLICFVGGDGTAVDVAEVIEHDAGSHAADPDDATSASPDGDVTPMLGVPAGVKIYSSVFAVTPADAGRIIAEFDRVAPREVNDIDEDAYREGEVRAELKAVVPVPVAPDVQSGKQVASGSVDSLASGFAREVDPDRTYVFGPGSTVGAIETELGIEPSPLGVDVWRDGTVLARDASESEILEALPEPATIVISPIGGQGFVFGRGNHQISPAVIRRADEIEIVASDEKLDGIDSLRVDTDDEDLDETLRGWERVRTGRFTTRLVNVV
- a CDS encoding competence/damage-inducible protein A produces the protein MNVAVVTVGDELLAGRTTNTNATWLCERLTERGVSVERVTTVPDRIADIARVVNEYRAEYDAVIVTGGLGPTHDDVTVEGVAAALGRSLEEHDGALAWLEEDGYSRADLTKGTADLPRGARALHNRNGVAPGAVLEGVYVLPGVPSEMRAMFESIATEFSGTRTYREEVVAAEPESALLDRIAAVRERFDVVIGSYPGESVRLSLQSTDEATVAEAAAWLRERVEQPE
- a CDS encoding DUF7520 family protein; this encodes MTDEIELGGRRVVAGLVCALVAVTAAFGAVLGYALPARTDLEEIVVLEMAVPVTPVTFALYGGVSVGFFLVTFLLVVHAISRFDDDAV
- a CDS encoding winged helix-turn-helix domain-containing protein, whose protein sequence is MSQSRTEETESNSTAVLSALGSKYSAEILCAAGTPKSAQALSEDIEIPIATCYRRIEELVNAGLLTCEGRQLSEEGRRTNIYRRTLDEIEIDFSDVKPRFSRKRRTEAKNRLQDQLTE